DNA from Microcoleus sp. bin38.metabat.b11b12b14.051:
TGTTCCGTTCTTTAACTTTGCTTCTCTTACTATCATGATCTGATTATATCATATTTATCTGGTATGATGTTAGATAAATAAAGCCGCCCTAGAACGACGGGGCTTTAGACCCAATTTATTGGTAAAGTACGCCGAGCTCCCCGTGCCGTGTTGCAGATGCACCTAGCCTGACTCTCTCAACAGCAATCGGCCACAGGCAAACATTCGATCGCCCAAACTTTTCTCAGATATTATTCGATCGACAATCACCACTACTAACAAGGTACAAATCTATGACTGCTAACAACCACAAACAACACCTGTACCCAACTCGCATCGATATGTCAGTGGCCACCCGCACTCAAGTAGTAGGGATGCTCAACGCCACGCTGGCAACGACTCTAGACTTAAAAACCCAAGTCAAGCAAGCTCACTGGAACGTTAAAGGCATGGACTTCTATCAGTTGCACTTGCTGTTTGATGAAATGGCCGGAGAACTTGAAGAATACATCGATTTGGTTGCCGAGCGAGTCACTGCTTTGGGCGGTTTGGCTGTCGGAACAGCCCGCACGGCAGCAGCAGATTCGATCTTGCCAGAATTTCCGTTCGATATTTTAGACGGCAAAGAATACGTGACTGCTTTGGCCGATCGCTACGCGCCCTACGCCCAACACCTGCGCTTCGCCATCGACAAAGCAGCGGAACTCGGCGACGCTGATACAGCCGACTTGTACACCGAAATCTCCCGGGCAATTGACAAGCGTTTGTGGTTCCTAGAAGCGCATTTGCAAGGCTCTGCGACAACTGCAACCGCCGTCGCCCAGAAAGTTGCCGTCAAATAGCCACAACTTTTGTGGGGTGGGCCGGAGAGCCCGCCACAGGCAAGATGCCTGTGCCACAACTTTTGTGGGGTGGGCCGGAGAGCCCGCCCCAAAGATGTATGTGTTTCAGGCTCCTGACAGTTTAGGATCGAGAATATGTCCATTTTTGAATTTGGATGACTTTTTCGTGGCAGCTCCTATTCCAGATTATGCTCCTCAACTGCAACGCCTGATGCAACAGGCAGGGATGTCGAGCGATCGAGAACTCAGTCAAAAAGCAGGAGTTCCCGAAATTCATCTCAGCCGCCTGCGTCGCGGCTTAGCTTTGAAAACCCGAGCCGACATCCTGCTCAAAATCAGTCAAGGTTTGAATATTTCCTTAACCCAACTGCTGGCAACTTTGGCGCCTGACTTTGTAGAGCCAGAAGAGGCAGTACCCACAGCCTTAGAACAAGAATATCAGCGGCTGCAAGCTTCGATCGAACAGCAGCGAGTATCTTTGATGCAAGAATTCCAACTCTCTAGCCTGCAAATTTTAGAATCTTGGATGTTGCAGTGGCCGACTGCTGCTTTGAAAGCTCAGGAAAATCACAACTTGCGAGCGCAGAAACTGCTGCCGTTACTGCGCCCCGTCGAGCAGTTATTGGAGCATTGGGGAGTAGAGTCGATCGCCCCAGTGGGAGCCGAGCTTCCTTACAACCCGCAACAGCACCAGCTCATCGAAGGCACAGCCGAGTCCGGACAACTTGTGAAAGTCCGCTACACAGGCTACAAACAAGGCGAAAAACTACTCTACCGCGCCAAAGTTAGCTTGGTTTAATGGTGGAATTGACGATCGAGCGTCGCGCATTTATCTTGAGAGTTGACCTGGGAAAGTTGATCTAGCAGTTATCAAAAAGATGAGGTATCGAGCAAGCCCTCAATCTCTCAATCCTTGCCCGAAGAGCGAAGTTGCTCCGGGCAAATCTAACGTCTAAAATCTCAAATCAAAACCTGTAGCTCCGGTTTTTGTTATGGTAATCGACTGCTTTTTCTCGAAGTTCGATCCGTCATGGTTGGACTACTTTTTTTGATAAAGCAGATTGCGGAGTTATTGGGTACATTCCAGAGTCCCTACCTTTGATCTGTAGCTCGCATACCTGACAAGTGCTGTATGTAGCAGTGCGATCGAGCGATCGACTATTGACGAATCCCCGAATCTTTACCCTGCGAGCGACTTGTCCTCCGAGTGCAGTCGAAGTAGCTCTCGCCGGAGCAAGCTAATCTAAAATCTAAAATCTAAAATCTACCCGAGCGCTCTCGTCCGTGCAGGACATCGCCACGATGTTAAACTCGAAAAACAGCACAGCCCGATTGACAAAAACTACCATAAATTCGAGTATCGTAAGATAGTTGACTGGAGTGCAAGGAGGCGAAGTGACAGCGCCCTGGAAAATTGGTCTGTGATAATTTCTTAAGAATCCCCGTCTTTTCAAGCGGGGAGTGTCAAACTAGCGTAGTCTGGCTAGCAATTACGATCTTCTCACCGCAAAATATGAGTCCTGTAGTTAAAATTATTCAACCCTCTGGCATTTTAGACGGCACCAAAGCAAGTCAATTTCGCCAAGAAATTAGCGACCTCGTGGAAGCGGGAGCCGATGTGGTATTGATAGACTTCCAAGATGTGACATTTATGGATAGTTCTGGTTTGGGCGCTTTGGTTTTGGCCCTCAAAACAGTCCGTGCCGCTGGGAGTCAATTAGTCGTCTGTTCTATCAACGAGCAAATCCGCATCTTATTTGAACTCACCAGCATGGATCGAGTTTTCGAGATATTTCCTACCCGGGATGCTTTTAATAGCAAAATTCTGTCAGCTAACTAAATCTTTTGGCTGCTGCCTTCTTGCTATTTAGTCGCAGATGTGCAGCAAGAGGTCAGCTAGCCAAAGTTTACCTTGAGTAAAGACCAATCATCATCAAAAACTGCTTTGGCGTTCAACGTTTGAATGTAGTTCAACACCATTTCTAGCTGGTCGGCGGTCCCACCGTTGTAAGCTGCTAGCAAATCGACGAAAGGGTCAAGCCCCCAGATATTGCCGTCAGGTTGGTGAATCTCGTATACCCCGTCGCTAAAGATGTAGAGAGTGCTTAAATCCTCGACATCGCAGCAATTATCGACATAGGGGGCGTCGGGGAACATCCCGACTGGCATTCCGGGGGTTTTTAATCGCTGGATTTTGGTAGTGGAAGCAGGCGACTGCGAAATCAACACGGCCGGCGGATGGCCGGCACTGGCATAAACGAGCTGGCGAGAAATGCGGTTGTAAACGCCATACCAGATGGTGAAATACTTGTCATTCTGGTAGCTCATCTGGAAGGTGGTGTTGAGGGCGCGCAAAACGTCGCTGGGTTTGTAGTAGTCAATGTTGGGCAAAGCGCGCGATCGCAGCAAATTGAGCACGGCCACCGAAGGCAGCGCCGCCCGCAAACCGTGACCGGCCACATCGAGCAAGTAAATCGCCAAATAATCGCTATCGAGCCAGTTGTAGTCAAAGCAATCTCCGCCCAACTGCCGGGAGGGAATGAATTTTGCTTCGATGCTGACAGGTTCCGTCATCGGATCTGGCAGCAGCGATTGCACGTACTCCGCCGCTTCAGCTAACTCTGCTTCTAAACTTTGCTTGGCAATTTTTAAATCTCGGCTGAGTTGGTGCAGGCGCAATCCGGCACGTACTCTCGCTTGCAATTCGTTGAGTTCGATCGGCTTGGAGATAAAATCGTCGGCACCTGCGTCGAGCCCTTTGACTCTATCGGCGATCGAACCCAAAGAAGTCAATAAAAAGAATTGCGTAGTTGACAGTTCGGGATCTGCCTTCACTCGACGGCAAACATCAATGCCGGTCAAACGCGGCATGATCCAATCGCAAATTATCAAGGCCGGACGCATTTTTTGCGCTTGGGCCACACCGTCTTCGCCATTACTTGCTACTGCCACTTCGTAACCCTGTTTTTTCAGGGTTCTTCTCAGCAGCTCTTGAACGGCAGTATCATCGTCAATAACCAGAATTTGAAACATGGGCACTCAGGTACTACAAGTCTTGAAATTTTTGACGTAATGACCAATTATCAATACTTTGAGTCAGTGTTAGTTATATATCTAGGAATTATCTAGCAAATTAGCCGTTTTGGATGTTCTCGGAGCCGACTGTGACTGACTTGCTTCCTTCAGTCTCCCTCACCTGTTACCTCAGTACAAGCAAACTCATCTAGCAATATTCTATAGCCCGGTTAAGGTGCCGATATTGACGATCGCCGTTTGGGCCGAAACAGAAAAACAGGAAAAGTAGCTTAAAATACCAAAAAACATCAACTAAACCCCACTTAGGATGATAGCAAGCGTTTGTCTCGATCGGGGTAGAGGTGAGATTTGACCCGATGCGGGTCAGCCACATCAACTGGAGTTCGATCGAGCTGTGGTTAAATAAGCTGGGCTGGTTGAATCAAATCCGGCTGGTACTCATAATAGATGCGATCGGGTGAGGTATTCTCGCTAACTATTGCCACAGATGTTCCACGGCTCTAAAGTCGGGACTATCAGCAGATCCGGGTTCGAGATTGACATCGAGCTGCTGGCTCAGTATCTTTAACAGACTGCGGTACACCCTCCCCGAGCGAGATGTCTTTTGATGTGAGCATTCTGCTCGAATCTGAGTCAGCACCCCGTTAATGCTAACTTAAATTTCATCTATAATACAGGCAATCAAACACTTTGTGCATTCATTCTAAATATTATCATAAAAATTTTTTTACTATTTAATTACGGTCGCAAGTTTACTGAAACAAATCAAGCCCCAAATAGAGCTTGACTTGTTCAAGGCGAATTATTGAATAAAAATGTAAAATTATTTACCTTTCTATTTGTCAAATCCATGCCAACGGTAAAATAAAAATTTATTTAACACAGATGACAACCTAAAATATAAAAAAATTGCTTGGATAAAATATTCGTATTTGCCTCGTCCCCGCTCGGCATTTTTATGTTATATAACCTTAACAATCGCGGAGGATGGGACGATCGAAGCCAAACATAGCTGTACACTTTTATTAACAACTTAGATTGATACAGCACATCGCAGATTTATTTGGTACATTCCAGAATTTTGTAGGGACAAGGTTGAGCCTTAGTCCCTACCTCTTCTGTGTGCCTCACATACCTTACAATTGCTGTAACCCAAGGTTATTTTAAATAACCTAACCTTCAATTAGTCATTTTTTGAGTAATTTAGGCGCTGAAAAAATGGGCTAACTATTGAAGGCATTACCTCCATGCACAACAAGCTATCTCCTTTTACTTAGAGTAAGAACACCCTCAACTAACTTATTGATTTCTGCCTCAGTTGTCAAATAGTGGACGCAAGCCCGCACGCAGTCAGGAGAGAGAATAGTCCTTACCATAATTCCCTGTTTTTCCAATAAATCAACTAGCTGCTTGTGGGGTATGCCATTTATCAATCGAAACGAAACTAAACCCGCTTCCGGCGGACATTTACGCAAACACTGCACATCTGGAATTTCCGACAAACGCTCCCAGAGATACTTGCTCAAACGACAAATTTCTGTATACCTTTGGTGAATTGTACCCCATTCGTGCTGGAGGGCGATCGCACTTCGCAAACCAGAATACAAAGGATAAGCAGAAGTCGCAATTTCGTAGCGTTGAGATCCAGCCTTCGGGCCAAGCACTTTAGCACTAGAATCGGTGACAATTCCCCGCCAACCGATAAACACCGGGCGCAAATCTGCCAAAGCCGCCGCACTCACATAAAGCCCGCCCAAACCTTCCGGGCCGCACCACCATTTGTGACCAGTAAAAGCATAAAAGTCAACCCCAGACTCAATCAAATTTAAAGGCAAAACCCCTACAGATTGCGCCGCATCAACTAATACTCTAACTTTGCGATTATGCACGGAGAAACCCTCTTCTCCTCCCTCTTGTCCCCCCCCTTGCCAAGGGGGGGTTAGGGGGGGTTCATAACCTTCATGACAGACTTTCACAATCTCAGCCAGAGGCAAAACTTGACCAGTATTCCACAAAATATGACTGATTACCAACAACCGAGTATTTGGTTGTAAACTATCAGCAATTACCTGAACCGGAGATCCTTCGTTCAAAGTTGCCGCCAACGGACAAACATCAACCTCAATGTTGAAACGGCGCTGTAGTTCCATTACACTAGCTACAATGCCCGGATGTTCGCAATCAGAAAGCAGCAGTCGATCGCCCGCTTGCCAGTCAATGCCCCACAGCGCAATATTGCAGCCGACGGTGACATCCTCAGTCAGGGCGATGGTTTCAGCAGGTACAGCTAACTCAGATGCGATCGCCCGTCGCGTTAGCATCGCCTCCTGCACCACCCAAGCCCCCACCTCCCCCGAAAACGGCCCCCCAAGCTGCACCCGCTTGTAAGCACCATAAATCGCCTCTAAAGCAGGTTCAGGCAGCGGCCCTTGTCCGCCGTAGTTAAAATAAGCTTTATTGGCCAAAGCTGGGAATTGTTGCCGGTGATTGTCCTTGTTCATCTTTTCTGGGGAATTATTGATAGCGTTAATATTGTATAAATGTCGATCGTCAAAAACCTCTCTAAAAAAGGTATCTTCTTCTTTCTTTTTACCTTGAGCGCAGTCGAAAGGCTTTCCTCCTTCTTCCTTTTTCCTTGTTTTTACCTTGAGCGAAGCCTTTCATGCCTTCTTCCTTCTTCCTTCTTCCTTCTTCCTTCTAATTATTCTATGCTTGCGAATACTAAATGTTAATAACTGACAAACTACTACTTTCCTATCAGCGATGCAATCTCAGAGCATTTTTAGACACCTGCGGAGACTGGAAACAACTAGACCCCCCCAGCGACTTTTTACTAAAACTGATGCGCGACAGTGGGACGTATCAGCAGCAGGTTTTGGAACACGAAACTTACCAACAACCATCATATCGTAGAGGGGATTGGGAAGCTGGGGCGGCTGCCACATTAAGTTTAATGCAGCAAGGAGTCGATCGCATTTACCGAGGAGTGTTGCTCCAGCGCGAATTCTGCCAAACTAACGGGGCACCAGCTTCTCTCCTAGGAATTGACAGTCAATATTTCCCAGAATTTGGCGAAATTCCCGAAACTCCCGTGCAGCTTTCATCCTCCACCCTGCACTCTTCAAACATTACCCTTGTCAGTCGCCCCCATTTATTAATCAAACAGCCGGGAGAATCCAAATTTGGTGATTGGAGTTATGCGACTGCGGATATTTGGCTTAGCAAGCGACCAAAACTAGACTATCAAATTATTGCAGCTTTTCACGCCCAAGTATTAGCTCATATGCAGGAAAAAATGCCTGATAATGCGTGGCTGATGCTGCGCAAAAAAGGGTTTTGGCAAGTTAATCTTGCTCAAAGAAATCCTCAGATGTTCGAGATTTTAAACGCTTGCATCCAGATGATCGAAAACCGGGATAAACCAGAAGTGTTTATTTCCCGCCAAAAGTGCAATCTTTGCGGTTGGCACACCATTTGTCACGCCGAAGCCGAATCAATTAAACATCTTTCGCTATTGCCGGGAGTTACTGCCGGCCGTTATGCTAGACTAAAAAGTCTCGAAATTACCGACGTAGAATCTCTCGCTAATGCTAGTTTTGCATTGCTTAGCGAGTATCCAGAATTTCCCGATACCGTTGCTTTTGATGTGGTGCGACAAGCTCAATCTCATTTGTTAAATCAACCGCTGTTGCGAGAAGAAGGAAGAAGGAAGAAGGAAGAAGGAAGAAGGGAAGAGGTAGAAACCAGAAGCGAAGATGAAGAAGAAGGAAGAAGGGAAGAGGTAGAAGTTAATCAAATTATCATACCAGAAGTTGCAAAAAATAATTTAGTAATAGTTAAAACTGAGGCTGTCAAGACTACAGAAAATAAATCTGCTTCGCCTTCCAAGCCTGGGCCAATTCTCCGCAGCAAGCCAATTCCTTATTGTCAATCTGTCTTTTTGCCGATCGCCCCAATCGAACTCTACTTTGACATTGAAGCGGAACCGGAGATGAATTTAGATTATATGCACGGAGTCTTAGTTGTGGACAGGTATAACAACACTGAAAAATTCCACGGTTTTCTGGCAGAATCCGCTGCGGAGGAAGGTGCAATTTGGGAGCAATTTTTAGAATTAATGTGGGCTTATCCCATTGCTCCTATTTTCCACTTTTGTGACTACGAAGTCAAGACTTTTAAGCGACTGGCTAAACTTTATCAAACTCCAGCATATTTGTGGAAACCCGTGCTGAAACGGTTTGTCGATATTCACAAACAAGTTACGCAGCGGGCGATTATGCCGGTGGAAAGTTACGCGCTCAAACCCATCGCCCGCTGGCTGGGTTTTGACTGGCGCGATGCTAAGGCTAATGGTGCTCAGTGTGTCTGCTGGTACGATGATTGGCTCAAAACGGGCGATCGCTCGCTCTTAGAGGCGATCGTCCGATACAATGAGGACGACTGTCGTGCTACTTATGTTGTTAAAGATTGGTTGACTAATTTTTTGTTAAGTCAGAAACAGTGATTTGATGATTGAACGAACCGCGAAGACGCAAAGGCCACGAAGGCACAAAGATAAGAAGATAGTAAAATGCGAAATTTAGGGAAAATACTTATATTTGTCGCCTGTATTCTGATAGCTGCAACTGCTGCTATTTTGGTAAATTTGTCAGCCCAATCTTTCGCTGTCACCCAGATAGATTTTATCGGTAGAGCAATATTTCCGACAGGTTCACCTTTTCAGGGTACGGAAATTGGCGGACTTTCGGGAATCACCTATGATGCCGAGAAACAAGTTTATTATGCCATTTCTGACGATCGCAGCAGCAAGGCTCCGGCACGTTTCTACTCTCTGAAAATTAACTTGCAATCTGGTAAGCTGGAAAAAGAGCAAATTGCTTTTACAGGTGTGACTACTTTATTGGATGAAAACGGCAAAAGTTTTCCAGAATTAAGTTTAGATCCAGAAGGGATAGCTTTTACAGGCAACAGCGTGTTTGTTTCTTCCGAGGGAGATGTCGATCGCCAAATCGCTCCCTTCATCAAAGAATTCTCCCTTGATGGTAAACTGCTGAAAACGCTACCAATTCCTGACCTAT
Protein-coding regions in this window:
- a CDS encoding STAS domain-containing protein, producing the protein MSPVVKIIQPSGILDGTKASQFRQEISDLVEAGADVVLIDFQDVTFMDSSGLGALVLALKTVRAAGSQLVVCSINEQIRILFELTSMDRVFEIFPTRDAFNSKILSAN
- a CDS encoding TM0106 family RecB-like putative nuclease, producing the protein MLITDKLLLSYQRCNLRAFLDTCGDWKQLDPPSDFLLKLMRDSGTYQQQVLEHETYQQPSYRRGDWEAGAAATLSLMQQGVDRIYRGVLLQREFCQTNGAPASLLGIDSQYFPEFGEIPETPVQLSSSTLHSSNITLVSRPHLLIKQPGESKFGDWSYATADIWLSKRPKLDYQIIAAFHAQVLAHMQEKMPDNAWLMLRKKGFWQVNLAQRNPQMFEILNACIQMIENRDKPEVFISRQKCNLCGWHTICHAEAESIKHLSLLPGVTAGRYARLKSLEITDVESLANASFALLSEYPEFPDTVAFDVVRQAQSHLLNQPLLREEGRRKKEEGRREEVETRSEDEEEGRREEVEVNQIIIPEVAKNNLVIVKTEAVKTTENKSASPSKPGPILRSKPIPYCQSVFLPIAPIELYFDIEAEPEMNLDYMHGVLVVDRYNNTEKFHGFLAESAAEEGAIWEQFLELMWAYPIAPIFHFCDYEVKTFKRLAKLYQTPAYLWKPVLKRFVDIHKQVTQRAIMPVESYALKPIARWLGFDWRDAKANGAQCVCWYDDWLKTGDRSLLEAIVRYNEDDCRATYVVKDWLTNFLLSQKQ
- a CDS encoding helix-turn-helix domain-containing protein, with the translated sequence MYVFQAPDSLGSRICPFLNLDDFFVAAPIPDYAPQLQRLMQQAGMSSDRELSQKAGVPEIHLSRLRRGLALKTRADILLKISQGLNISLTQLLATLAPDFVEPEEAVPTALEQEYQRLQASIEQQRVSLMQEFQLSSLQILESWMLQWPTAALKAQENHNLRAQKLLPLLRPVEQLLEHWGVESIAPVGAELPYNPQQHQLIEGTAESGQLVKVRYTGYKQGEKLLYRAKVSLV
- a CDS encoding aminotransferase class V-fold PLP-dependent enzyme; its protein translation is MNKDNHRQQFPALANKAYFNYGGQGPLPEPALEAIYGAYKRVQLGGPFSGEVGAWVVQEAMLTRRAIASELAVPAETIALTEDVTVGCNIALWGIDWQAGDRLLLSDCEHPGIVASVMELQRRFNIEVDVCPLAATLNEGSPVQVIADSLQPNTRLLVISHILWNTGQVLPLAEIVKVCHEGYEPPLTPPWQGGGQEGGEEGFSVHNRKVRVLVDAAQSVGVLPLNLIESGVDFYAFTGHKWWCGPEGLGGLYVSAAALADLRPVFIGWRGIVTDSSAKVLGPKAGSQRYEIATSAYPLYSGLRSAIALQHEWGTIHQRYTEICRLSKYLWERLSEIPDVQCLRKCPPEAGLVSFRLINGIPHKQLVDLLEKQGIMVRTILSPDCVRACVHYLTTEAEINKLVEGVLTLSKRR
- a CDS encoding SpoIIE family protein phosphatase encodes the protein MFQILVIDDDTAVQELLRRTLKKQGYEVAVASNGEDGVAQAQKMRPALIICDWIMPRLTGIDVCRRVKADPELSTTQFFLLTSLGSIADRVKGLDAGADDFISKPIELNELQARVRAGLRLHQLSRDLKIAKQSLEAELAEAAEYVQSLLPDPMTEPVSIEAKFIPSRQLGGDCFDYNWLDSDYLAIYLLDVAGHGLRAALPSVAVLNLLRSRALPNIDYYKPSDVLRALNTTFQMSYQNDKYFTIWYGVYNRISRQLVYASAGHPPAVLISQSPASTTKIQRLKTPGMPVGMFPDAPYVDNCCDVEDLSTLYIFSDGVYEIHQPDGNIWGLDPFVDLLAAYNGGTADQLEMVLNYIQTLNAKAVFDDDWSLLKVNFG
- the dps gene encoding DNA starvation/stationary phase protection protein Dps; its protein translation is MTANNHKQHLYPTRIDMSVATRTQVVGMLNATLATTLDLKTQVKQAHWNVKGMDFYQLHLLFDEMAGELEEYIDLVAERVTALGGLAVGTARTAAADSILPEFPFDILDGKEYVTALADRYAPYAQHLRFAIDKAAELGDADTADLYTEISRAIDKRLWFLEAHLQGSATTATAVAQKVAVK